The DNA region CCCAACAAGTACTTTGAAATTAAGCGCggcagagcagggggagggaggaaataacCTTATAGAAAAGGtatacaaataattacaaaattaaatgaaatttgaaagaaaggaaggagggaaggaaagaaggaggaaaggaggggggggaggaaggaaggaaggaaggaaggaaggaaggaaggaaggaaggaaggaagaaggaaggaaggaagacctcCCTCCTGCATAGTACTTGCCTTTCCACACACTTCGCAAGTGAAAACTTTGGGCTTGGTATTAGGAGAGCCtcggctgaagtcagaggttttgAACGCGATTTTTTCCGACAGAAGCTGGGCGCTTTCTTTCATATAATGCTGCAGTTGAGCCTGGGACAAGTCTTTGAAAGCTACTCCCGAGGGGTACTTCTCCACCGCCGGGACCACCAGTTTATTTCTTTCAGCTAAATACGTTTTTGGCTGAGGGTGCAGAGGGGAACTGAGGAAGTAGGAGGCCACCGGGTGGATGTTAACGCCGGCTGCCGGGTGGCAGGGGCCGTCACCTCGATTCAGGTAGCACAGGGCTCCCATGGCGTGGAAGGAAGAATGGTTGACCACACGGGGCCTTACCAGCTTGTACTGCTGCAGCGGCAGCGCGTCCCGGGCCAGGTCGCCCTTGAGACTCAGCGCGCAGTTGAGCAGATCGCTGCAGCTGAACGCGGGCGCTGCGGGCGCCGCCGCGGGTGCCGCCGGAGACTCCAGACTCGCCTTCCGCGGCTCCGAACCCGTCATTCCAGCCTTGGAGCTCGTATCGTACGCCACAGGCACGAAGGGGATCATGCAAGGGATCGACGAGTTAAGATGCAAAGAGTGCTTGGGGTCCCCCTTGGGCACGGCTCCCTGAAggaagtgggggacgggcagggcCTTGGGCTCTGGGGTGCGCGCCATGATTCGTTCGATGGAGAAAGCCAAGGGTTTGGAGGTGCTCATCATGTTGCCCCGGGCCGGAGCAGTAGCTAACATTTTGGCAGTCGCGTTGTGGCAGCTACTGTCCATCTCTGAGTCGCCAGCGTCCGTCAGCCGGGGCCAGGCTGCGCCGTCGTTGCCTTGTTCCCTGCTTGTCACAGACCTGCGGAGAGGAGGACGGGCACCATCACCAccagcagcctcctcctcctcctccccagcatcACCAGCCGAACCTGCCTGCCCAGCCCAATGGACTCCTGCCAGCCCATCGCAGAGTTCTTGGCGCACCAATGACTCGAGGACAATCACTACTTATTTCTATCAATAGAAAGTGTTGTGTCAATAACGCAGCCAAGATCTCGCCAATCGTTAACTTCCAAGAGG from Panthera leo isolate Ple1 chromosome A2, P.leo_Ple1_pat1.1, whole genome shotgun sequence includes:
- the FEZF1 gene encoding fez family zinc finger protein 1 isoform X2, coding for MDSSCHNATAKMLATAPARGNMMSTSKPLAFSIERIMARTPEPKALPVPHFLQGAVPKGDPKHSLHLNSSIPCMIPFVPVAYDTSSKAGMTGSEPRKASLESPAAPAAAPAAPAFSCSDLLNCALSLKGDLARDALPLQQYKLVRPRVVNHSSFHAMGALCYLNRGDGPCHPAAGVNIHPVASYFLSSPLHPQPKTYLAERNKLVVPAVEKYPSGVAFKDLSQAQLQHYMKESAQLLSEKIAFKTSDFSRGSPNTKPKVFTCEVCGKVFNAHYNLTRHMPVHTGARPFVCKVCGKGFRQASTLCRHKIIHTQEKPHKCNQCGKAFNRSSTLNTHTRIHAGYKPFVCEFCGKGFHQKGNYKNHKLTHSGEKQFKCSICNKAFHQVYNLTFHMHTHNDKKPFTCPTCGKGFCRNFDLKKHVRKLHDSSLGLARTSAGEPGTDPSPPLQQMPPATLPPLPPPLPPPGPLQPGLHPAHQ
- the FEZF1 gene encoding fez family zinc finger protein 1 isoform X1, coding for MLGSGRSVTSREQGNDGAAWPRLTDAGDSEMDSSCHNATAKMLATAPARGNMMSTSKPLAFSIERIMARTPEPKALPVPHFLQGAVPKGDPKHSLHLNSSIPCMIPFVPVAYDTSSKAGMTGSEPRKASLESPAAPAAAPAAPAFSCSDLLNCALSLKGDLARDALPLQQYKLVRPRVVNHSSFHAMGALCYLNRGDGPCHPAAGVNIHPVASYFLSSPLHPQPKTYLAERNKLVVPAVEKYPSGVAFKDLSQAQLQHYMKESAQLLSEKIAFKTSDFSRGSPNTKPKVFTCEVCGKVFNAHYNLTRHMPVHTGARPFVCKVCGKGFRQASTLCRHKIIHTQEKPHKCNQCGKAFNRSSTLNTHTRIHAGYKPFVCEFCGKGFHQKGNYKNHKLTHSGEKQFKCSICNKAFHQVYNLTFHMHTHNDKKPFTCPTCGKGFCRNFDLKKHVRKLHDSSLGLARTSAGEPGTDPSPPLQQMPPATLPPLPPPLPPPGPLQPGLHPAHQ